In Streptomyces sp. NBC_01717, one DNA window encodes the following:
- a CDS encoding fumarate reductase/succinate dehydrogenase flavoprotein subunit, producing MTDYSHYETGAPVVDTKGPEGPVAERWDTRRFEAKLVNPANRRKHTVIVVGTGLAGGSAGATLAEQGYHVVQFCFQDSPRRAHSVAAQGGINAAKNYRNDGDSIHRLFYDTVKGGDFRARESNVHRLAQISVEIIDQCVAQGVPFAREYGGLLDNRSFGGVQVSRTFYARGQTGQQLLLGAYQALSRQIAAGNVELHARTEMLDLIIVDGKARGIVARDLVTGKIDTYFADAVVLASGGYGNVFYLSTNAMNSNATAIWRAHRRGAYFANPCFTQIHPTCIPRTGDHQSKLTLMSESLRNDGRIWVPKAKGDNRTANEIPEDERDYYLERIYPAFGNLVPRDIASRAAKNVCDEGRGVGPGGQGVYLDFAEAIQRMGKAKVEEKYGNLFDMYARITAENPYETPMRIYPAVHYTMGGLWVDYDLQTTIPGLFAIGEANFSDHGANRLGASALMQGLADGYFVLPSTINDYLARNPHHDEVDASHPAVEEALAETEDRLNLLLAVDGDRTPDSFHREIGELMWEYCGMARTETGLRKALDRIPQIREEFWRRIKVPGTGDEFNQSLEKANRIVDYLELAELMCLDALHRAESCGGHFREESQTPDGEAARRDEEFSYAAAWEFSATGEAPVLHKEDLVFEYVHPTQRSYA from the coding sequence ATGACCGACTACTCGCACTACGAGACCGGTGCACCCGTCGTCGACACCAAGGGCCCCGAGGGCCCCGTCGCCGAACGCTGGGACACCCGCCGCTTCGAGGCCAAGCTCGTCAACCCGGCCAACCGGCGCAAGCACACCGTCATCGTCGTCGGCACCGGCCTGGCCGGCGGCTCGGCCGGGGCGACGCTGGCCGAACAGGGCTACCACGTCGTCCAGTTCTGCTTCCAGGACTCGCCCCGCCGCGCCCACTCCGTCGCCGCGCAAGGCGGTATCAACGCTGCGAAGAACTACCGCAACGACGGCGATTCGATCCACCGGCTCTTCTACGACACGGTCAAGGGCGGCGACTTCCGCGCCCGCGAGTCCAACGTCCACCGGCTCGCCCAGATCTCCGTCGAGATCATCGACCAGTGCGTCGCCCAGGGCGTTCCCTTCGCCCGCGAGTACGGCGGTCTGCTCGACAACCGCTCCTTCGGCGGCGTCCAGGTCTCCCGTACGTTCTACGCCCGCGGCCAGACCGGGCAGCAGCTCCTCCTCGGCGCCTACCAGGCGCTGTCGCGGCAGATCGCCGCGGGCAACGTCGAGCTGCACGCCCGGACCGAGATGCTCGACCTGATCATCGTCGATGGCAAGGCCCGCGGCATCGTGGCCCGCGACCTGGTCACCGGGAAGATCGACACGTACTTCGCCGACGCGGTCGTGCTGGCCAGCGGCGGCTACGGGAACGTCTTCTACCTGTCGACGAACGCCATGAACTCCAACGCCACCGCCATCTGGCGTGCCCACCGGCGCGGCGCGTACTTCGCCAACCCGTGCTTCACCCAGATCCACCCCACCTGCATTCCGCGCACCGGCGACCACCAGTCCAAGTTGACGCTGATGAGCGAGTCGCTGCGCAACGACGGCAGGATCTGGGTCCCGAAGGCCAAGGGCGACAACCGGACGGCGAACGAGATCCCGGAGGACGAGCGCGACTACTACCTGGAGCGCATCTACCCGGCCTTCGGCAACCTCGTACCGCGTGACATCGCCTCGCGCGCCGCGAAGAACGTCTGCGACGAGGGCCGCGGCGTCGGCCCCGGCGGCCAGGGCGTCTACCTCGACTTCGCGGAGGCCATCCAGCGGATGGGCAAGGCCAAGGTGGAGGAGAAGTACGGCAACCTCTTCGACATGTACGCGCGGATCACCGCGGAGAACCCGTACGAGACCCCGATGCGGATCTACCCCGCCGTGCACTACACGATGGGCGGACTCTGGGTCGACTACGACCTGCAGACCACGATCCCCGGTCTGTTCGCGATCGGTGAGGCCAACTTCTCCGACCACGGGGCCAACCGGCTCGGCGCCTCGGCGCTGATGCAGGGGCTCGCCGACGGCTACTTCGTCCTGCCGTCGACCATCAACGACTACCTGGCCCGCAACCCGCACCACGACGAGGTCGACGCCTCGCACCCGGCCGTGGAAGAGGCCCTCGCGGAGACCGAGGACCGGCTGAACCTGCTGCTCGCCGTCGACGGCGACCGCACTCCCGACTCCTTCCACCGGGAGATCGGCGAACTCATGTGGGAGTACTGCGGCATGGCCCGAACCGAGACGGGGCTGCGCAAGGCACTCGACCGGATCCCGCAGATCCGCGAGGAGTTCTGGCGTCGTATCAAGGTCCCCGGCACCGGTGACGAGTTCAACCAGTCCCTGGAGAAGGCCAACCGCATCGTCGACTACCTGGAGCTCGCCGAGCTCATGTGCCTCGACGCCCTGCACCGCGCCGAGTCCTGCGGAGGCCACTTCCGCGAGGAGTCGCAGACCCCGGACGGCGAAGCCGCCCGCCGGGACGAGGAGTTCTCGTACGCCGCCGCGTGGGAGTTCAGTGCCACCGGCGAAGCCCCCGTCCTGCACAAGGAAGACCTCGTCTTCGAGTACGTCCACCCCACTCAGCGGAGCTACGCATGA
- a CDS encoding succinate dehydrogenase, which yields MALATRTDRRPSMTRTLWDSSVGKKAIMAVSGLIMLLYLVVHMVGNLKIFFGSGEFNHYAHWLRTLGEPFLHYEWALWIVRVVLVAAVVLHATSAYQLSRRDLRARPSKYVHKRPRASYATRTMRWGGIILALFIVWHLLDLTTGTVHSGGFQSGHPYQNVIDTFSTWYGNVIYIVAMLALGLHVQHGFWSAAQTLGAGRATRDRVLKTIANALALVLTLGFISVPVAVMTGVVS from the coding sequence ATGGCATTGGCAACCCGGACGGACCGACGGCCGTCCATGACGCGCACGCTCTGGGACTCGTCCGTCGGCAAGAAGGCGATCATGGCCGTGAGCGGCCTGATCATGCTCCTCTACTTGGTCGTTCACATGGTGGGCAACCTGAAGATCTTCTTCGGGTCCGGTGAGTTCAACCACTACGCCCACTGGCTGCGGACCTTGGGCGAGCCCTTCCTGCACTACGAGTGGGCCCTGTGGATCGTCCGGGTGGTGCTCGTCGCGGCCGTCGTGCTGCACGCCACCTCCGCGTACCAGCTGAGCCGTCGCGACCTCAGGGCGCGCCCCAGCAAGTACGTCCACAAGAGGCCCCGCGCGAGCTATGCCACCCGCACCATGCGCTGGGGCGGGATCATCCTCGCCCTGTTCATCGTCTGGCACCTCCTCGACCTGACCACGGGCACCGTGCACTCCGGCGGCTTCCAGTCCGGGCATCCGTACCAGAACGTCATCGACACCTTCTCCACCTGGTACGGCAACGTCATCTACATCGTCGCCATGCTCGCCCTCGGACTCCATGTCCAGCACGGCTTCTGGAGCGCCGCACAGACCCTCGGCGCGGGCAGAGCGACCCGCGACCGTGTTCTCAAGACCATCGCCAACGCCCTCGCACTGGTGCTGACGCTGGGCTTCATCTCCGTACCCGTCGCCGTCATGACCGGAGTCGTGAGCTGA
- a CDS encoding LysR family transcriptional regulator: MHFQQLTYFVAVAEARHFTRAAEEVHVSQPSLSQQIRALENELGAELFSRARGNITLTDAGEALLPLARRILADADTARHEVQELAQLRRGRVRLGATPSVCTGLLPDVLRAFHDRHPGIQLLLEEGGSHDLVRELARGALDLALVVLPLPAASPALTTVELLQEDLVVVSATEAPRPGKGGSVRIAHLEGEPLVMFRHGYDLRELTVAACRAEGFEPSFTVEGGEMDAVLGFVRAGLGVAVVPSMVATRAGSDLRTTPLAPPGLRRTIALAHRSDVAPPRAARELQKVLLASRTG; encoded by the coding sequence ATGCACTTCCAGCAGCTCACGTATTTCGTGGCCGTCGCCGAGGCGCGGCATTTCACCCGCGCCGCGGAGGAGGTGCATGTCTCCCAGCCGTCGCTCTCCCAGCAGATCAGGGCCCTGGAGAACGAGCTGGGGGCGGAACTGTTCAGTCGGGCCCGCGGCAACATCACGCTCACCGACGCGGGCGAGGCGCTACTGCCGCTCGCCCGCCGGATCCTGGCGGACGCCGACACCGCCCGCCACGAGGTGCAGGAGCTGGCCCAGCTGCGCCGGGGCCGGGTCAGGCTCGGCGCGACACCCAGCGTCTGCACAGGGCTGCTGCCCGACGTGCTGCGCGCCTTCCACGACCGGCATCCGGGGATCCAGCTGCTGCTGGAGGAGGGCGGCTCGCACGACCTCGTACGGGAGCTGGCGCGAGGCGCGCTCGATCTCGCACTTGTGGTGCTGCCGCTACCTGCCGCGTCTCCGGCGCTCACCACGGTGGAGCTGCTCCAGGAGGACCTGGTGGTGGTGTCGGCGACGGAGGCTCCGCGGCCCGGGAAGGGCGGGAGCGTACGGATCGCGCATCTGGAGGGCGAGCCGCTGGTGATGTTCCGGCACGGCTACGACCTGCGGGAACTGACGGTGGCTGCCTGCCGGGCGGAGGGCTTCGAGCCGTCGTTCACGGTGGAGGGCGGCGAGATGGACGCGGTGCTCGGGTTCGTACGGGCGGGGCTCGGGGTGGCAGTGGTGCCGAGCATGGTGGCGACGCGGGCGGGGAGCGATCTGCGGACGACACCGTTGGCCCCGCCGGGGTTGCGGCGCACCATCGCGCTCGCGCACCGCAGTGACGTGGCGCCGCCACGGGCGGCGCGGGAGCTGCAGAAGGTACTGCTGGCCAGCCGGACGGGGTGA